One stretch of Rosistilla oblonga DNA includes these proteins:
- a CDS encoding MaoC family dehydratase, translating to MIEKLYLEDLCKGDHWVSPSQTITREHVIRFADLTGDHDPLHVDEEFASKSAFRQPIAHGLLGLSIMAGLSSKHPMVHTIAFTELDDWQFKHPIFFGDTVHVETEIVAIQPYGRRAGKVTWFRQLVNQSGQVVQQGSLDTIVAARQPRKTKRTDRTTTKIQESV from the coding sequence TTGATCGAAAAACTTTATCTGGAAGATCTCTGCAAAGGGGATCATTGGGTCAGCCCCAGTCAAACGATCACGCGCGAGCATGTGATCCGGTTTGCCGACCTGACCGGTGACCACGATCCTCTGCACGTCGACGAAGAATTTGCCAGCAAGTCGGCCTTTCGCCAACCGATCGCCCACGGTCTGCTGGGGCTTTCGATCATGGCGGGGCTGTCATCGAAGCATCCTATGGTCCATACGATCGCTTTCACCGAACTCGACGACTGGCAGTTCAAGCATCCCATCTTCTTTGGCGATACGGTCCACGTGGAGACCGAAATCGTGGCGATTCAGCCTTACGGGCGTCGCGCCGGAAAGGTGACTTGGTTTCGCCAGCTGGTTAATCAGAGCGGACAAGTCGTCCAACAGGGGAGTCTCGACACGATCGTCGCCGCTCGCCAACCCCGCAAAACGAAACGCACCGATCGGACGACGACCAAGATTCAAGAATCGGTCTGA